In Thermoplasmata archaeon, a single genomic region encodes these proteins:
- a CDS encoding DUF929 family protein, giving the protein MAMTKCPVCGVSVKDENLVRHVRNQHPHEKVEGLEAMRPARKKATRDWKDDLVRAGTVVAVAGAVWLLIALVFPSPIGVVVPAFPHLAVLTVAGIALLAVGWVLGSPAFRNSAPKFAAVGAVVGLALAGSMALLAAQQGVPTLDRNTVPEPQGWVKAANAAWKSGALPVVFYYGSAGCPFCAASSWAVRGALQQFGALTGFTYTTSDPNDVYPNTPEVDLAHASFASSYLSLDVKAGDNNQQITVPPLSSIENAYVVTYNPQGQLPFYAIGGIYFRVGALVDPNTYVQGNGVPLTPDQVQQALAAQSGSVYTAVHQAQVYVEAYLVKACQAAGVTPPSAVTQDPAVQAALAAIT; this is encoded by the coding sequence ATGGCGATGACCAAGTGCCCTGTCTGCGGGGTATCCGTCAAGGACGAGAACCTGGTCCGCCACGTGCGGAACCAGCATCCCCACGAGAAGGTAGAAGGGCTCGAGGCGATGCGTCCCGCCCGGAAGAAAGCCACCCGGGACTGGAAGGACGACCTCGTCCGCGCGGGGACCGTGGTCGCCGTCGCCGGTGCGGTCTGGCTGCTCATTGCCCTCGTGTTCCCCTCCCCGATCGGCGTGGTCGTTCCCGCCTTCCCGCATCTGGCCGTGCTCACCGTGGCGGGGATCGCCCTCCTCGCGGTGGGCTGGGTCCTCGGGTCGCCAGCCTTCCGAAATTCCGCCCCCAAGTTCGCCGCCGTGGGCGCCGTGGTCGGCCTGGCCCTCGCGGGGTCCATGGCCCTCCTCGCCGCGCAACAAGGCGTGCCCACCCTGGACCGGAACACGGTCCCGGAGCCCCAGGGATGGGTCAAGGCGGCCAACGCGGCGTGGAAGTCCGGGGCCCTGCCCGTCGTCTTCTACTACGGCTCCGCGGGCTGCCCGTTCTGCGCCGCCTCGAGCTGGGCGGTCCGCGGGGCGTTGCAGCAGTTCGGCGCCCTGACCGGGTTCACGTACACGACCTCGGACCCGAACGACGTGTACCCGAACACCCCGGAGGTGGACCTGGCCCATGCCTCGTTCGCGAGCAGCTACCTGAGCCTGGACGTGAAGGCGGGCGACAACAACCAGCAGATCACCGTGCCTCCCCTCTCCTCGATCGAGAACGCGTACGTGGTCACGTACAACCCGCAAGGCCAGCTGCCTTTCTACGCCATCGGAGGGATCTACTTCCGCGTGGGCGCCCTCGTGGACCCGAACACGTACGTCCAGGGCAACGGCGTGCCCTTGACCCCGGACCAGGTGCAGCAGGCCCTCGCCGCCCAGTCGGGCTCCGTCTACACCGCGGTCCACCAGGCCCAGGTCTACGTCGAGGCGTACCTGGTCAAGGCGTGCCAGGCCGCGGGCGTCACGCCCCCCTCCGCGGTGACCCAGGACCCCGCGGTCCAGGCCGCGCTCGCCGCGATCACGTGA
- a CDS encoding vitamin K epoxide reductase family protein, which translates to MVEVPVLRRLLVVCILAGLALSGYAALETMVPGLQGSCTVNAFISCEAVAQSAYSHIGPLPVWSLGFGGFVLLFALDVLYMRRADPAFLRWIWILTGLGLAASVILLGVELVLIGALCLVCLGAYLADLAAFAVAWRLLRLGREEPAPPVAT; encoded by the coding sequence ATGGTCGAGGTCCCCGTCCTCCGGCGCCTCCTGGTCGTGTGCATCCTCGCGGGACTCGCGCTCAGCGGGTACGCGGCTCTGGAGACGATGGTGCCCGGTCTCCAGGGCAGCTGCACGGTGAACGCGTTCATCTCGTGCGAGGCCGTGGCCCAGAGCGCCTACAGCCACATCGGGCCGCTCCCGGTCTGGTCCCTGGGGTTCGGCGGGTTCGTCCTCCTCTTCGCCCTGGACGTCCTCTACATGCGCCGAGCCGATCCTGCATTTCTCCGGTGGATCTGGATCCTGACGGGGCTCGGGCTGGCGGCCTCCGTGATCCTGCTCGGGGTCGAGCTCGTCCTGATCGGCGCCCTCTGCCTCGTGTGCCTAGGCGCGTACCTCGCGGATCTCGCGGCGTTCGCGGTCGCTTGGCGCCTCCTCCGGTTGGGCCGGGAGGAGCCGGCGCCGCCCGTGGCCACGTAG
- a CDS encoding gamma-glutamyltransferase family protein has protein sequence MSHAPLPFASRRSPVYARHGMVASSQPLATEAGIEILRDGGNAADAAVATAALLALTEPTSTGLGGDCFALFYDGGSGKVTALNGSGRAPHGLTLDLLKEQGFGRRLPPFHAHNVTVPGACAGWCDLVDRHGTLGMDRILARAIRAAEEGFPVAPLTAYSWAGGAARQLRSAAGGRQLLLDGRAPKAGEVFRNPGLARTFRAIARDGKEAFYRGEIAGRIATAVQASGGVLTVEDLAAHYSTWDEPVSTAYGGVRLWECPPNGQGLVALLTLNLLSEFDLPRDPLGTGRLHLLIEALRLAFADAHRYIADPTKAEVPTDALLREGYAAERAHGIGRGKANLRATPGLPSAGSDTVYFSVADGSGNACSFINSNYMGFGTGIVPEGTGFPLQNRGANFFLDPGHPNALAPGKRPYHTIIPAMATREGDGSLYACYGVMGGFMQPQGHVQVLLALLDGLDPQAALDRPRICLDEGEPGGTVLIEEGIPETTAAGLRGRGHRIRRIGGMERAVFGRGQVILRNPTTGVLCGGSDPRADGCAMGF, from the coding sequence ATGTCCCACGCCCCGCTCCCCTTCGCGTCCCGCCGGTCGCCCGTGTACGCCCGCCACGGAATGGTCGCGTCGAGCCAGCCCCTCGCCACGGAGGCCGGGATCGAGATCCTGCGGGATGGAGGCAACGCGGCGGACGCCGCGGTGGCCACGGCGGCCCTGCTGGCCCTCACGGAGCCCACGTCCACGGGGCTCGGGGGCGACTGCTTCGCGCTCTTCTACGACGGCGGCAGCGGCAAGGTCACCGCGCTGAACGGGTCGGGACGGGCGCCGCACGGGCTCACCCTCGATCTGCTCAAGGAGCAAGGCTTCGGGAGGCGCCTCCCGCCGTTCCACGCGCACAACGTCACGGTCCCGGGCGCGTGCGCGGGCTGGTGCGACCTCGTGGACCGGCACGGCACGCTGGGAATGGACCGCATCCTGGCCCGCGCAATCCGTGCGGCGGAGGAGGGGTTCCCCGTGGCGCCCCTCACCGCCTACTCCTGGGCCGGCGGCGCGGCCCGGCAGCTGAGGTCCGCGGCCGGAGGCAGGCAGCTGCTCCTCGACGGGCGTGCGCCGAAGGCCGGGGAGGTGTTCCGGAATCCCGGGCTCGCCCGCACGTTCCGCGCGATCGCGCGGGATGGCAAGGAGGCGTTCTACCGGGGGGAAATCGCGGGGAGGATCGCGACCGCGGTCCAAGCCTCCGGCGGCGTCCTCACCGTGGAGGACCTCGCCGCGCACTACTCGACCTGGGACGAGCCCGTGAGCACGGCGTACGGAGGCGTGAGGCTCTGGGAGTGCCCGCCGAACGGCCAGGGTCTCGTCGCGTTGCTTACGCTGAACCTGCTGTCCGAGTTCGACCTCCCCCGCGACCCGCTCGGCACCGGGCGGCTCCATCTCCTGATCGAGGCGCTGCGGCTCGCGTTCGCGGACGCGCATCGGTACATCGCGGACCCGACGAAGGCCGAAGTCCCAACCGACGCGCTCCTGAGGGAAGGGTACGCCGCGGAGCGCGCCCACGGTATCGGGCGAGGGAAGGCGAACTTGCGGGCGACCCCCGGCCTTCCGTCCGCGGGATCGGACACGGTCTACTTCAGCGTGGCCGACGGATCCGGCAACGCCTGTTCGTTCATCAACAGCAACTACATGGGCTTCGGGACGGGCATCGTCCCGGAGGGGACCGGCTTCCCGCTCCAAAACCGCGGAGCCAACTTCTTCCTTGATCCGGGGCACCCGAACGCCCTCGCGCCCGGGAAGCGGCCGTACCACACAATCATCCCCGCGATGGCGACGCGGGAGGGAGACGGCTCCCTGTACGCCTGCTACGGGGTCATGGGCGGATTCATGCAGCCCCAGGGGCACGTGCAGGTGCTCCTCGCCCTCCTGGACGGGCTCGACCCCCAGGCGGCCCTCGACCGTCCCCGGATCTGCCTGGACGAGGGCGAGCCGGGCGGGACCGTGCTCATCGAGGAGGGAATCCCGGAGACGACGGCCGCGGGTCTCCGAGGCCGCGGCCATCGGATCCGAAGGATTGGAGGCATGGAGCGCGCGGTCTTCGGCCGCGGCCAGGTCATCCTCCGGAATCCGACCACGGGCGTGCTCTGCGGCGGGAGCGATCCGAGGGCGGACGGCTGTGCGATGGGGTTCTGA